The DNA region GCTTATGAGGGAATCTATGATAAGGATGAGGGAGTTATCCTAGCAATTTTGGATGTTCATGAAGTTAGTGAGGGCCTTATTATTCATGGAGACGGTGCAACATATCACGAGGCAGTGTTTGATGTTCTTGTTTGGAAGCCTGAGATGCATGAGGTTGTTGAAGGCGAGGTAATTGATGTTGTACCTTACGGTGCGTTCATAAGAATCGGCCCAATGGATGGGCTTGTGCACATTTCCCAGCTTATGGACGATTACGTTGTCTTTGACGAGAAAAACGCCCAATTTGTTGGAAAGGAGAAGGGTCGCTTATTGAAGCTTGGTGATGCGGTTAGGGCGAGAATAATTGCCATAAGTGAGAAGAGTAAGATAATTAGGGAGAACAAGATTGGACTTACTATGAGGCAGCCCGGCCTGGGTAAGTTTGATTGGATAGAGAAGGAGAAGAGAAAAGCTGAAAGTGGTGAGTGAAAATGACTGAGAAGGCCTGCAGGCACTGTCATTACATCACCAATGAAGATCGATGTCCCGTCTGCGGGAGCAGGGATTTAAGTGACGAGTGGTTTGACCTTGTTATAATCCTTGATCCAGAGAACTCCAGAATAGGCCAGGCACTTGGCGTGAAGGTTCCGGGGAAATACGCTATAAGGGTCAGGTAGCATGTCCCGAAACTTTTACTACAAACTTACAGAGGAACTTAGAGAAGATCTTAAAAATCCCTTAGGTAGGCTGGTAGAGGGCGAAATGCCCCAACCTTATCTGAAAGCCTCCGAGGAATTTAAGAACGCTCCCTTTTTAGTCACAGTGGGAGATGTCGTCACGGAAAACGTCCTCAGAGTTGGTATAAAACCCTCTCTGGCAATATATGATCACAAAACTAAGAGGAAGGAGTATGAACCTGACATTGAGCTTGGTGCGGTTGTGTTAACAACAAAGAATCCACCTGGAACAATAACGAAAGCTTTATTAAATGCTGTCAAAAAGTCCTTTGAACTTGTTAAGAGAGGTAAAAGAGTTTACCTGAAGGTGAACGGCGAGGAAGATTTGGCCGCCATCCCAGCCGTGATATACGCTCCTGAGGGAGCTTTGGTGATTTATGGCCAACCTGACAAAGGGATAGTACTTATAAAGGTCACACCTGAATGTAAGCGCAGGTGCGCTCAGTTGCTTAGAAAGATGGAGGTGGTTTACGATGGAGATTAGGGTTATCGAGACTAAAGAGAACAAACTCTTAGGAAGAAAGGAGATATACTTTGAGGTTATTCACGAGGGAGAACCCACCCCCTCAAGGGCAGACGTTAAGGGTAAACTCGTTGCAATGCTTGATCTAAACCCAGAAACAACAGTTATCCAATACATAAGAAGCTACTTCGGTAGCCATGTTAGCAAGGGGTACGCTAAGGCTTATGAGAACAAGGAGAGAATGGTCTATATAGAGCCTGAATATGTATTGAGAAGAGAGGGGATAATACAGGAGCAGGAGGAGTGATATAAATGGCTGGTAAGAAGACATCCCAAAAGTGGAAGTTCTATGAAGTTAAGGATGGCAAGATCTCAAGGAAGAACAGGTTCTGCCCAAGATGCGGTCCAGGAGTTTTCATGGCAAACCACAAAGACAGATGGACATGCGGTAGATGCGGTTTCACTGAGTGGAAGAGATGAAGCTTTTCTTTTTTAATTAACCTTCTGGTGTGCCCATGCTGTATTATGAAGGTCTTAAGATAAAGCTCCATCCACAGGTTTATGAGCCCGCTGAGGATACGTTTCTCCTAGCAAGAAACCTCAAGGTTAAGGAAGGGGACATTGCCTTGGATGTCGGCACGGGGACTGGAATAATAGCCCTTCTAATGGCAAGAAAAGCAAGCTTTGTCCTTGGAGTTGATGTTAACCCAATTGCAATTGAACTGGCGAAGGAAAATGCAAAAATAAATGGCATAACAAACGTTCAGTTTAAATTAAGCAATCTTTTTGAGAATGTGACTGAAAAGTTCGATATAATCACGTTCAATGCTCCCTATCTTCCGGGAGAAGCAGAAGAACCAATAGATCTGGCCCTTGTAGGTGGGAAAACGGGAAGGGAGGTTTTAGACTCTTTTTTGGAACAATTTGATAACTACCTCCGCAAAAAAGGTGTGGTTCAGATAGTCCAGTCCTCAATAACGGGTATAGAAGAGACCTTAAGAAAACTAGAATCTAAAGGATTTAACCCAGAAATAACCGCTAAGGAGAGGTATTTTTTCGAAGAAATTGTTGTGATAAGTGCTAAGCGAGCCTAATTCTTGGGATTTCTTGAATAAATCTCACTTTTGGTTTTGAGTCTACATGAGTATCTTCTTCGAAAAACTCTCTTTCAAAAATCCTCTCACGTGTTTTGATCATGATGGTTGGTTTTAACTTCTGCATGAAAGTGCGGTAAACATAATAGTATTTAAGTCTTTCGCCGAAATATTTTTCGACGAGAAAATATTTCGGCATCCATTGCAAAAATTTTTAAACTCTATCCCGCACCCGGATTAGGTGAGGCTAATGGATGTAAAGCCAAACATGCCTGAGGAGATTGCAAATCTGTTTAAAAAACAGCATTACGCTCTTGTTGGTCATCACAGTTCGGTTAAACTCTGCCATTGGTTAAAGGAGAGTATAAAACATGATCGTGTTTGCTACAAACAGAAGTTCTATGGGATAGAATCACACAGATGCTTGCAAATGACTCCAGTTACAGCCTGGTGTACGCACAATTGTATCTTCTGCTGGCGTCCGATGGAAGGATTTTTAGGAGTTGAACTACCTGGCCCACTGGACGATCCAGCATTTATTGTGGAAGAGAGCATAAAGGCTCAAAGAAAACTCCTAAGTGGTTACTGGGGAATAAAAGATCAAATAAACGTCAAAAAGCTTGAAGAGGCCATGGAGCCAAGGCATGCTGCCATAAGTCTCTCAGGTGAGCCAATGTTATATCCAATGATAGGGGAGCTCGTTGAAGAGTTCCACAAGAGAGGATTCACAACGTTTATAGTGAGCAATGGCACTGAGCCAGAAGTCCTGGAAAAGATGTTCAACGAAAACAAACTACCTAAGCAGCTCTATGTCTCTCTGACGGCTCCTGATGAAGAAACATACCAAAAAGTAAACGTGCCCATGATCCCAGATGGTTGGGACAGGATAAATAGAACACTTGAACTTATGAGGGAGTTGCCTGTGAGAACTGTTATACGGCTCACTCTGGTTAAGGGCGAGAATATGCACAACCCAGAAGGCTATGCAAAGCTTATAATGAAAGCAAGACCAATGTTCGTTGAGGCCAAGGCTTACATGTTTGTGGGCTTTTCCAGAAACAGGCTAACTATAAACAACATGCCAAGTCACGATGACATAAAGGCATTTGCTGAAGAGCTCGTGAAGTATCTCACTGGCTACCACATAGAGGATGAATATCCTCCTAGCAGGGTTGTTCTAATAATGAGAGACGACGTGAGCAAGGCGGATCGCGTTATAAAACATTAACTCTTTTCCGCAACCTTTATTTGTTTTGACTGCATAACATTTAATTAGGTAAATTAGTAAAAAACTTAGTTTAGAGGTGCCGGGAATGAAAAGAATATTTTCGCTAATTTTAATCCTGCTAATAGTGATTCCTTATGCTGGAGCACTCCCCATTTTAGACGCTTCCACGAGGTTTTTAATCGAGGGCAAAGATTACATGGATGGCACTCAAGAGATAAGCTTATCTTTAATGGCCTTGCTCTCAAGTTATTCTATTGCTGAAAATCTTACCAAAGAAAATATCGCGAGCTTTGTGGATGAACTATTGAAGAGACAAAATGAGGATGGAGGATGGGGATATTACGAGGGAAGTGTGAGTAATGTTGTGGACACTTCTTATGCAGTTATAGCGTTAAAACGGGCAGCAGACTTTTATGCTTCTACTGGAGAGTCCTATTATGATATCTCAAGGGCTCTTAGGAAAGGGCTGAGTTTTCTAGTAAGATCCTACACCATGAATGGATGGGGATACATACCAAACACACTGCCAGAGTTCTATCCAACCCTTATGGCAGTTTGGGCATTGGGTGAGAATGGATACACAGAAAAGAGCAGATATGTGGGGGGAGCAATAACATACTTGGAATCGGCCGAGAGAATGGAAATAAGTGAAGCAAAGGCTGTTGGACTAAAGATCCTTGCCTATAAGAGTGTTGGTTATCAAATACCCGAATCTCTCATTGAAAAAGCATGGGAACTCGTAAATTCTGACACTATTACCATAGATGAGAGGGCCCTGCTCACCTATGTGCTCACCACTCATGAGGGATTGACTTTTGAAGTTGCCAAACTCCTCAGCAGGCTAGAAGACCTAGCAGAGAGCAATGAAACCTTGATTTACTGGGCCAACATTCCAGAAGAGTGGACAAACAGGGAGGTGTTCGTGGCTTCAGCATTCGCAGTCATGAGTTTTGCAACGGCCAATGCCCTTGGAGGAATAAGGGGCATCATTTCAATAGAAGACTCTTGTTCTGCCCTTGAAGAAGTCCAGAATCCAGATGGAGGATGGGGATACAGATCGGGGTATAGCTCTGATGATAGAACCACTTATTACGTTTTAAAGGCATTGAAGAGGTGCTACTTTAAAGATGAAGTCATTGAGAAAGGCCTAGAATGGGTTGAAAGCAGACTCCCCGAGAATATGGAAAAAGTCTCTAAAGAAGGACGATTAAACTCTGCTTACATTTACAACCTCCTCACGCTTCTAGAGTTTAATATGCTTAATGAAACTGAAAAACAAACCCATATCTCCTTTATAAAGAGTTTGAGTGAGGATGGGAAGTGGAAGACGATACTTGGACCACAACCATACGATACGGCCCTTGCTATAAAGGCTCTCCTAGCATTGGGAGTTGACCCAAGTGATGAGGACATAGCAAAAGCAAAAGAGTGGCTCCTCTCACTACCAACAGATGGATGGGGCCTTCGCATACAGATTGCCGTTCCATTTAGGGTCCGTTATATCATGCCCACAGTTCCCACAACTTTAGAGGTCCTTGAGGCTCTCACCCCACTGGTCACTAGAGAAGAGGTTGAAAGGTACTTGACGTGGCTCATGGAGCAGAAAATCGAAGATGATGGATGGCCCGTTGTTAAGGAGATTTATATTAGAGATATCCTCATGTACTTGGGTTCTCCATCAGTTGAACTCACAATACGAGCCACTAGAGTCCTATACGACTTTGGCATAGACTACCGTGCTGAGACATTTAACTGGCTTTTGGACCACCGCAGTGATGGTTTATGGGGAACAACCCTAACAGAATCTGCCCTTGCAGTACTCTTCTTCTCTGAGATGGGGGATGTATTAATTAAGCCCCTCAGTCTCTATCAAGTTCTCAAGCAGATTCCCGAGAAGAACTTTACGATTCTTTACACTTCTGGTTATAATTCCACTGCAGTTTCACTTGGAGAAGCCCTTAGTGAAGTATTTGAAAAGAGCTTTGAGATTAAGCCCTTTGAAGGGTTTGGAGACTCCAACTACATCGTAGTCTCAGACTTCAGTACATTTAATATACTCCAGTACAACCCATACATCAAGGTAAAGAGCGATGATATGTATGTCTATCTTGATGATAAGAGTTATCCAATAAATGACACGGTAATTTTAATCCCAGGAAAAACCAGCGAGGGATACCTGTTGTTTGTACTCTCATCCAAAGGGGCAGAGGATATTGTGAGCACATTCTTCAGCTCCACGATAATCAAGTACCTCAATGGAGCCGCCTGTGTAATAACCCATGAGGACAAGAACTATAATGGAGTAGTGGAGTTTGATGAATTGAACATTGAGCTTGTGGGGTGAAATTACTTTGAGGGCTTTAATCATTGGAGTAGGTCAGTGTGGAACAAAGATAGCGGACTTGTTCGCCTTAGTGGATTTTGAGGCATTAGCAATAAACACATCAAAGAGTGACCTTGACTACTTGAAGCATATTCCTAGGGAACGGCGTATACTCATAGGCGAGAGCCTAACTGGAGGAAAGGGAGTAAATGCGAACCCAGTACTCGGAAGAGAGGCAATGAAAAGAGATCTTTCAATGATAATGAAGAAAATAAACTCCATGGTGGGTTACAGCGACGTTGACATATTTTTCCTCACTTTCGGTTTTGGTGGTGGAACAGGGGCTGGAGGGGCTCCAGTTTTAGCTGAAGCCCTAAAAGAGGAATACCCTGATTCACTCGTTGTCGCAATTGGGGCACTTCCGTTAAAGGAAGAGGGAATAAGACCAACAATAAATGCTGCAATAACAATAGACAAGCTTTCCAAAGTAGCTGATTCAATAATAGCCATAGATAACAACAAACTTAAGGAAAGTGGCGAGGACATAACACGGGCCTATGAAAAAATAAATCATACGATAGTTGAGCGGATAGCATCCCTTCTGGCATTAATAGACATTCCCGGAGAGCAAACACTAGATTCCAGTGATCTGAAGTTCGTGCTCAATGCTTTTGGAAGCTTCGCTACTGTAGGTTATGCAAAAGCTGAAGCAAATAAAGTTAGGAATCTCTCCCGGCTTATCTTAAAGTCATTTGAGAATGAGGGGCTTTATCTCGAAGCAAATATAGAGTCTGCCCTCTATGGGTTAGTAGCAATCCACGGGCCGCCTGAGCTTTTAAAAGCCAGGGATATATTTGAGGCTCTTAGTTACCTAACCAAAAAGATTAAAGGAAAGCAGATTTTCCGCGGCTTTTATCCAGATCCAAGGGAAAAGGAGATAGAAGTTGTTACCCTCCTAACAGGGATTTATGAGAGTAAAAGCATTGAAGATATAGTGATAATCGCTAAGCAATATGCTCAGTCATTCGTAAAAGCGAAAGAAGAGGCTGAAACAAAGAAAAAAGAACTTTTAACCGGTCTGCCGGATTTTGATGACATTTATCCGGGTGGGGTTAATGAAAGATTCGATTGATGTTGCGTTGGAGCTGAAGGAAAAGGAAGTCTACTCCCACATAGCTCACGAAAGCGCGGAGGACATGATTAGAATAATCTCTTCTATAGATGCTGAAAGAGCAAAAAACAGGGGAGAGATAATTCATTATGAAGATGACTGGGATGATTTGATTAGACGGAGAGTGGCCAAAGGAAAAAGACACACTGCCTTTGATTTTTACAATCCTGCTCTCCTCACGATATGGGAAAACAAAGTAAAAGGTATGAAAAAGGTTAAAACTGTATTTAAACTTGGGTTGGCGATTTTGAGCATCTTTTTGGTAGCAGGAATAGCGGCCACAATTATCTATGGTGAGTTATGGGTTTTAATTCCTTTGAGCCTCCTCCCAATAGTGATACTTCTGATGGACTATAAAAAGAACGCCCTTGATCTTGGTTATTACCAGCTTACCCAGCTTTTTATTGAAGAACTTAAAGAACTCCTAAAGAAATATGAACTTGAGCCTGAACGGTACAAATTCAAAATATTCAATCATGATTATTTCGGAGTTTTAACGAAAAAAATTGGCACCAATGTTTTTGCAATGGTAAAGAAAGATGAAACGGATGGAAAGCGTTAAATAATTTGTTGACGTGTTATTTATTGGTATGGTGAGAAAAATGAAAAAAGGACAGATATCGCTGGAGTTCCTATTCATATTTATATTGTTCCTCGTACTCCTGACTTTCTCGATTAGGAATATCACATTCTCCAGCGAGCATTCTGCAGATATGTTGAGAATTCAGGTTAGTGAAGAGGCGAAGCTGTTTGCAAACACGGTTTCTAATGCGATATCTCAGGTTTATGCTCAAGGCCCGGGTGCAAAAACCACTGAATACTTCACTTTTAGGTATCTAAATGATGAATATTTTCTTACAAGGGCGTTTGGTATGGATGGAACACCTCAGATCTTAGTAGGGTATAAAAATGGCACTTATGTTGCTATTTTGGATAATGCCAATCAGACCATAAATGTAAACGAGACAGAGACAACGAAGAAGAATTATTTCTGGAGTAGGTCTCTCTATGCAAAAGATCTGTCAAACAACACCTCAATTTACTATCCGAATAATACCATAGGCAATCATACAGGGATATTTGTGAATGCAACAGATTTACCCTCGACATTAAGGATAGTTGTTGAATGGAATCCGGATAGAAATGAAAGCTGGATTTTCAACTCTACCTCTGGAGAACTTAGGATAAACCTTAATGTCGGTGGTTAGTATGAGAGGACAGTTAAACTTGGATCTGCTTTTCGCTTTTGTGCTTGTTACTCTTACGATGTTAAACTTGATCTACCTAGCCAACAATGAGATGGCCCATGCAGAGAGCTTTGATGTAATGGCAAAGGTGAGAGTTTTTTCGGCTGAAATAGTCGACCATACGGCCAAAGTTTATGCTGTGGGGGAAGGATACAGACTGAAGGAAGAAACTCCTCAAATAAGTGGGGCCACTTTTCGCATTACTTTTAATGGAGCCACGAACAAAATAATAGTCAACGTGACAGTGGATGGAAAGAGTTACTGGATAGTTAAGAACTCCACGGTTCCTATGACTAATGCTTCAATAGTTGTTGACAGTGGAGATAGTTTTTGGATAACTACTGTAAGGATAGGTGAGATGCTTTATGCGAATATCACGGAGTAAGGGACAAACGGCCATTGAGATGATATTTATACTAAGCATACTTTTCATCGGGTTAATTATGATTGTCCCCTCTTATACGGATAATAATACAAATATGATGATAGTGAGCTATGTGAGAAGTTCCCTTTCAAAGGCAATTGATTACTTGAACACGGGAGTTATGACTGATGACGAACCTTACAGTGAGTTAAATCCAATAATGAGAAATATCACAGAAAATCCCCATCTCTCGCTTAAAAGCCTGACATCGGAGGAAAGCAGGAATGAGGTTAATATAACAGTTACATTATCGACCCCATTCCGTTCAATTGCAAACCTCACCAATTTAAATGAGAGTATAAAGGCCTTTGTAGAGAAAGACCTTGTCCAAAACTTTAGGTTCACCAATAATTCTGACACTTTATATTATGGTGGAAAGGAAGTAAATATAGAGATTGTGGTGGGAGAATGAGGAGAAAGGGCCAATTGCTTACAATAGATGCTTTACTTTCACTGGTTATCGTTGTGATGGTCGTGGGGGTAGTTTTAAATACGAATGACATGATAAAGGCCGAGATAACTAATCTTCTGGACTGGTATGACAGGGCGAACATTGCAAACAACATGCTCGATGTCTTGACTAAAAACCCCGGTTATCCCGAAAACTGGGAGGAGAATGCGAGCGGTGTTAAGGTTGTGGGATTGAGAGATAAAGATTACTCCTTTGCTCTTGATTATGATAAAATTATCACCTTCAATAAGTCTAAGGATGACATGAAGGATATCCTAAATCAGCTGGCGAGGGGGAAAGATTTTCTGTTTGAAATTTATGTGTCGAGATTTAATGTAAGCATTGAGGGAAGGTTTCCAAGGGTTTACTTGGATAAGGTGACTTTTAAAAATCCAAACCCTCCTCCGGAAGGAGTTGTGTTTTTTATAGCAACTGAGGCAGATGCTAACAATCCAAGCTCGTTTGAAGTTAGCTTTGTAGAAGTAATTCAAGATGGTGTGGATTATGTGAACGAAAATGTTTGTAACACGCCTCCTAAAAATGGGAATGTAATATTTTTAGATAAGGGAGATTATGTTAAGTTTGTGGTACTCCAGGATGTTTATATAAAAGCAGAGAGGGGCAAATATCAGGAAAGTATATTGATACCCAACAACTCTGTAATAGAGTTTTTTATGACAGATCCTCAAAGTGCGTTCCATATAGATTATGGTGGAGGGGAATGTCCTTATAAATTCAAGTTTTCTGGAATTGGAGACGTTGTGGTGACAGTTTCGGCTTATGACAATATATTTCCTATTTTGAACTCCACATATACTTCATCCAGAACATTTTGGGAGTGTGGCGAACCATTCTATAGGCTCTCTTTAATAAATGGAAGTTATTACAGTGATTTGAACCTAATAACTCCCTCCATGTCTCGTTCTCCTTGGGTAGAGCTTGCTGAGAGACAGAGCGTAATCTCTAGACGTGCATACAATCTCTCTGCAGGCCCCTCTGCTGAAGATCCTCTCATATACGGGTTTATGGCCCATAGGGTTTTGGATGGTACCTCTTTACTTGTTAAAGTTCCCCTTGAGCCCGGAAATCTCAGTCTTTTGAGTATGTTAGGTACGGAGGTGAGGGGGGTATTTGTTTACAAAAACTCCTCAGGATTAAACGTGAATGGAACACTTGTGTGGTATGAAAATGGAGAACCAAAAGTTAAAGGCTATTATGGGGAGAACAACACAATAGTAATTCCATTTGAAGAGCTATTTGGTTCTGAAGATACAGAAGGAAAAATTATTGGCTTATGGCTTTATTCCCTTAATG from Thermococcus sp. MV5 includes:
- the spt4 gene encoding transcription elongation factor subunit Spt4; this translates as MTEKACRHCHYITNEDRCPVCGSRDLSDEWFDLVIILDPENSRIGQALGVKVPGKYAIRVR
- a CDS encoding 30S ribosomal protein S24e, with protein sequence MEIRVIETKENKLLGRKEIYFEVIHEGEPTPSRADVKGKLVAMLDLNPETTVIQYIRSYFGSHVSKGYAKAYENKERMVYIEPEYVLRREGIIQEQEE
- a CDS encoding DNA-directed RNA polymerase, giving the protein MYKLLRVKDVVRIPPRMFTIDPKEAAKVVLREAYEGIYDKDEGVILAILDVHEVSEGLIIHGDGATYHEAVFDVLVWKPEMHEVVEGEVIDVVPYGAFIRIGPMDGLVHISQLMDDYVVFDEKNAQFVGKEKGRLLKLGDAVRARIIAISEKSKIIRENKIGLTMRQPGLGKFDWIEKEKRKAESGE
- a CDS encoding GTP-dependent dephospho-CoA kinase, coding for MSRNFYYKLTEELREDLKNPLGRLVEGEMPQPYLKASEEFKNAPFLVTVGDVVTENVLRVGIKPSLAIYDHKTKRKEYEPDIELGAVVLTTKNPPGTITKALLNAVKKSFELVKRGKRVYLKVNGEEDLAAIPAVIYAPEGALVIYGQPDKGIVLIKVTPECKRRCAQLLRKMEVVYDGD
- the twy1 gene encoding 4-demethylwyosine synthase TYW1, whose amino-acid sequence is MDVKPNMPEEIANLFKKQHYALVGHHSSVKLCHWLKESIKHDRVCYKQKFYGIESHRCLQMTPVTAWCTHNCIFCWRPMEGFLGVELPGPLDDPAFIVEESIKAQRKLLSGYWGIKDQINVKKLEEAMEPRHAAISLSGEPMLYPMIGELVEEFHKRGFTTFIVSNGTEPEVLEKMFNENKLPKQLYVSLTAPDEETYQKVNVPMIPDGWDRINRTLELMRELPVRTVIRLTLVKGENMHNPEGYAKLIMKARPMFVEAKAYMFVGFSRNRLTINNMPSHDDIKAFAEELVKYLTGYHIEDEYPPSRVVLIMRDDVSKADRVIKH
- a CDS encoding class III signal peptide-containing protein: MVRKMKKGQISLEFLFIFILFLVLLTFSIRNITFSSEHSADMLRIQVSEEAKLFANTVSNAISQVYAQGPGAKTTEYFTFRYLNDEYFLTRAFGMDGTPQILVGYKNGTYVAILDNANQTINVNETETTKKNYFWSRSLYAKDLSNNTSIYYPNNTIGNHTGIFVNATDLPSTLRIVVEWNPDRNESWIFNSTSGELRINLNVGG
- a CDS encoding prenyltransferase/squalene oxidase repeat-containing protein; amino-acid sequence: MKRIFSLILILLIVIPYAGALPILDASTRFLIEGKDYMDGTQEISLSLMALLSSYSIAENLTKENIASFVDELLKRQNEDGGWGYYEGSVSNVVDTSYAVIALKRAADFYASTGESYYDISRALRKGLSFLVRSYTMNGWGYIPNTLPEFYPTLMAVWALGENGYTEKSRYVGGAITYLESAERMEISEAKAVGLKILAYKSVGYQIPESLIEKAWELVNSDTITIDERALLTYVLTTHEGLTFEVAKLLSRLEDLAESNETLIYWANIPEEWTNREVFVASAFAVMSFATANALGGIRGIISIEDSCSALEEVQNPDGGWGYRSGYSSDDRTTYYVLKALKRCYFKDEVIEKGLEWVESRLPENMEKVSKEGRLNSAYIYNLLTLLEFNMLNETEKQTHISFIKSLSEDGKWKTILGPQPYDTALAIKALLALGVDPSDEDIAKAKEWLLSLPTDGWGLRIQIAVPFRVRYIMPTVPTTLEVLEALTPLVTREEVERYLTWLMEQKIEDDGWPVVKEIYIRDILMYLGSPSVELTIRATRVLYDFGIDYRAETFNWLLDHRSDGLWGTTLTESALAVLFFSEMGDVLIKPLSLYQVLKQIPEKNFTILYTSGYNSTAVSLGEALSEVFEKSFEIKPFEGFGDSNYIVVSDFSTFNILQYNPYIKVKSDDMYVYLDDKSYPINDTVILIPGKTSEGYLLFVLSSKGAEDIVSTFFSSTIIKYLNGAACVITHEDKNYNGVVEFDELNIELVG
- a CDS encoding 30S ribosomal protein S27ae — encoded protein: MAGKKTSQKWKFYEVKDGKISRKNRFCPRCGPGVFMANHKDRWTCGRCGFTEWKR
- a CDS encoding HemK2/MTQ2 family protein methyltransferase, producing the protein MLYYEGLKIKLHPQVYEPAEDTFLLARNLKVKEGDIALDVGTGTGIIALLMARKASFVLGVDVNPIAIELAKENAKINGITNVQFKLSNLFENVTEKFDIITFNAPYLPGEAEEPIDLALVGGKTGREVLDSFLEQFDNYLRKKGVVQIVQSSITGIEETLRKLESKGFNPEITAKERYFFEEIVVISAKRA
- a CDS encoding cell division protein FtsZ, encoding MRALIIGVGQCGTKIADLFALVDFEALAINTSKSDLDYLKHIPRERRILIGESLTGGKGVNANPVLGREAMKRDLSMIMKKINSMVGYSDVDIFFLTFGFGGGTGAGGAPVLAEALKEEYPDSLVVAIGALPLKEEGIRPTINAAITIDKLSKVADSIIAIDNNKLKESGEDITRAYEKINHTIVERIASLLALIDIPGEQTLDSSDLKFVLNAFGSFATVGYAKAEANKVRNLSRLILKSFENEGLYLEANIESALYGLVAIHGPPELLKARDIFEALSYLTKKIKGKQIFRGFYPDPREKEIEVVTLLTGIYESKSIEDIVIIAKQYAQSFVKAKEEAETKKKELLTGLPDFDDIYPGGVNERFD